The Streptomyces cynarae genome contains a region encoding:
- a CDS encoding RNA-binding S4 domain-containing protein, translated as MASEGADHETTGGTEEARAAAAGRDSGMHDGDEADRRDSGTGADGRATGAQPSPQPADAEPTAVDPKTAAAVAAAEAAGPGNGESVRIDSWIWSVRLVKTRSIGATACRGGHVRVNGERVKPAYNVRIGDEVRLRHEGRERVVVVKRLIRKRVGAPVAVQCYIDNSPPPPSREAIAPAGVRDRGTGRPTKRDRRETERLRGLAAAAGGGFASGLGTQGRPGGRSRTKGGR; from the coding sequence ATGGCTTCTGAGGGTGCGGACCACGAGACGACGGGCGGGACCGAGGAGGCGCGCGCGGCTGCGGCAGGCCGGGACTCCGGGATGCACGACGGGGACGAGGCGGACCGGCGGGACTCCGGCACGGGCGCGGACGGGCGAGCCACCGGCGCCCAGCCCTCCCCGCAGCCCGCGGACGCCGAACCGACCGCCGTGGACCCGAAGACCGCCGCCGCGGTGGCCGCCGCCGAGGCGGCCGGCCCGGGGAACGGCGAGAGCGTCCGCATCGACAGCTGGATCTGGTCCGTACGGCTCGTCAAGACCCGCTCGATCGGCGCCACGGCCTGCCGGGGCGGGCACGTGCGGGTGAACGGCGAGCGCGTGAAGCCCGCGTACAACGTGCGCATCGGCGACGAGGTACGCCTCAGGCACGAGGGCCGGGAGCGGGTCGTCGTCGTGAAGCGTCTGATCCGCAAGCGCGTCGGCGCCCCGGTGGCCGTGCAGTGCTACATCGACAACAGCCCGCCCCCGCCGTCCCGCGAGGCGATCGCCCCGGCAGGTGTCCGCGACCGTGGCACGGGCCGGCCCACCAAGCGCGACCGCCGCGAGACGGAACGCCTCCGCGGCCTGGCCGCGGCCGCGGGCGGCGGCTTCGCGAGCGGTCTGGGCACCCAGGGCCGGCCCGGCGGCCGTAGCCGGACCAAGGGTGGGCGTTGA
- a CDS encoding class I SAM-dependent methyltransferase, giving the protein MKQKTRSGYGGTGPGVITPDGCAVELYSRLPPGDEPDIVAAAVPTGAHILELGSGVGRTTHPLLERGFTVTAVDESPEMLERVRGARTICSPIEALDLGETFDVVLLASFLVHAGDVGVRRRLLATCARHVADRGCVLIQREGEDYHTNLPRERVDPSGFTVRIVSAEPVGDGVNSVRAEYEFPDATWTQTFLSRPLSRQQFEEALTEAGLRVDRYLTDDRTWVRAVRAG; this is encoded by the coding sequence ATGAAGCAGAAGACGCGGAGCGGTTACGGGGGCACGGGCCCCGGCGTGATCACACCCGACGGCTGTGCCGTCGAGCTGTACTCACGATTACCGCCCGGGGACGAGCCGGACATCGTCGCCGCGGCCGTGCCGACGGGGGCGCACATCCTGGAACTGGGCAGCGGGGTGGGGAGGACGACCCATCCGCTGCTGGAGCGCGGTTTCACGGTCACCGCGGTGGACGAGTCACCGGAGATGCTGGAGCGGGTGCGCGGTGCGCGCACGATATGCAGCCCGATCGAGGCCCTGGACCTGGGCGAGACGTTCGACGTGGTGCTGCTCGCGTCGTTCCTCGTGCACGCCGGGGACGTCGGGGTGCGCAGACGACTGCTGGCGACCTGCGCCCGGCACGTGGCCGACCGCGGATGCGTGCTGATCCAGAGGGAGGGCGAGGACTACCACACGAACCTGCCACGTGAACGGGTCGACCCGAGCGGTTTCACGGTACGGATCGTGTCCGCGGAGCCGGTGGGGGACGGGGTCAACTCGGTACGCGCGGAGTACGAATTTCCGGACGCGACCTGGACTCAGACGTTCCTCTCCCGGCCGCTGAGCAGACAGCAGTTCGAGGAGGCGCTGACGGAGGCGGGACTGCGCGTGGACAGGTATCTGACGGACGACCGCACGTGGGTGAGGGCGGTGCGCGCGGGGTAG
- a CDS encoding acyltransferase domain-containing protein has translation MLLETLRADARLAEWLRDLDSDGDRRVQASLPDADELPDVLLDLSVPHEDINELVAQRARLGGDPEATALLERCVARLVRDMGEIGKGWEPPQFPASAGPLGRLFPVYVFVAALPYVRAYHRERGIPEEVSRRTLADLGRHMAVHRRRRGTGGLLFPWWIALHFHGELFQLGRLQFQRARLGQRTGRAVAAAGRVHGPGDLCLSLHIPDFSGPLSPSACERSLTLARAFFARHYPDERHEIAVCHSWLLDPQLKRYLPADSNIIRFQDRFELAYQDTTPDDGLPVGFIFGDPELPVGELPRRSSVERAVGDHLRAGGHWYGGHGWFVL, from the coding sequence GTGCTGCTGGAGACGCTGCGGGCGGACGCGCGGCTCGCCGAGTGGCTGAGGGACCTCGACAGCGACGGTGACAGGCGCGTCCAGGCCTCGCTGCCCGACGCGGACGAGCTGCCCGACGTCCTGCTCGACCTGTCCGTGCCCCACGAGGACATCAACGAACTCGTCGCCCAGCGCGCCCGGCTCGGCGGGGACCCGGAGGCGACGGCGCTGCTGGAGCGGTGCGTCGCCCGCTTGGTACGGGACATGGGGGAGATCGGCAAGGGCTGGGAACCACCGCAGTTCCCCGCGTCGGCGGGACCGCTCGGACGGCTCTTCCCCGTGTACGTCTTCGTCGCGGCGTTGCCGTACGTGCGGGCGTACCACCGCGAGCGCGGCATCCCCGAGGAGGTGTCCCGGCGTACGCTCGCCGACCTCGGCCGGCACATGGCGGTGCACCGCCGACGCCGTGGCACGGGCGGGTTGCTGTTCCCCTGGTGGATCGCGCTCCACTTTCACGGGGAGCTGTTCCAACTGGGGCGGCTGCAGTTCCAGCGGGCGCGGCTGGGACAGCGCACGGGGCGGGCCGTCGCGGCGGCGGGTCGGGTGCACGGGCCCGGCGACCTCTGTCTGAGCCTGCACATACCCGACTTCAGCGGCCCGCTGTCGCCGTCCGCCTGCGAGCGGTCCCTGACGCTGGCACGGGCATTCTTCGCCCGGCACTACCCCGACGAGCGCCATGAGATCGCCGTGTGCCACTCCTGGCTGCTCGATCCCCAGCTCAAGCGGTATCTTCCGGCGGACTCCAACATCATCCGCTTCCAGGATCGCTTCGAACTCGCCTACCAGGACACGACACCGGACGACGGGCTACCGGTCGGCTTCATCTTCGGCGACCCGGAACTGCCGGTCGGAGAGCTGCCCCGGCGGAGCAGTGTGGAGCGGGCGGTGGGGGATCATCTGCGGGCGGGCGGGCACTGGTACGGGGGCCACGGCTGGTTCGTGCTGTGA
- a CDS encoding DUF6343 family protein: protein MRTGSEPATARSALRARFWLSLWGLVWATFGTVVFALIGRPGWAAACGALWLVVATDMTVVVRHIRQGPHWQPGREVPPYPPPERRGR, encoded by the coding sequence ATGCGTACGGGCAGTGAACCGGCGACGGCGCGCAGTGCGCTGCGGGCCCGCTTCTGGCTGAGCCTGTGGGGCCTGGTGTGGGCCACTTTCGGCACGGTCGTGTTCGCGCTCATCGGTCGGCCTGGCTGGGCGGCCGCATGCGGTGCGCTGTGGCTGGTCGTGGCCACGGACATGACCGTGGTCGTGCGGCACATCCGTCAGGGCCCGCACTGGCAGCCGGGCCGTGAGGTCCCGCCGTACCCGCCCCCGGAACGCCGCGGCCGGTAG
- a CDS encoding tetratricopeptide repeat protein, whose product MPETSGSTGPTPETHVIDFRAAEQLLAARDPRGAVKLLDGVIAAHPENTAARLLRARAFFAAAQLRPAELEFSIVLEREPDNAYAHFALARTYERQARHDEAKRHFRLAAALDPNPQYLKAARFDS is encoded by the coding sequence GTGCCCGAGACCAGCGGTTCCACCGGACCAACTCCGGAAACGCATGTCATCGACTTCCGCGCCGCGGAGCAACTCCTCGCCGCGCGGGACCCGCGGGGCGCGGTCAAGCTGCTCGACGGCGTGATCGCCGCCCACCCCGAGAACACCGCCGCCCGGCTGCTCCGCGCGCGTGCCTTCTTCGCCGCCGCGCAACTACGACCGGCCGAACTGGAGTTCAGCATCGTGCTGGAACGCGAGCCGGACAACGCGTACGCGCACTTCGCACTCGCCCGCACCTACGAGCGCCAGGCCCGGCACGACGAGGCGAAGCGGCACTTCCGGCTGGCCGCCGCACTGGACCCGAACCCTCAGTACCTGAAGGCGGCACGTTTCGACTCCTAG
- the coaE gene encoding dephospho-CoA kinase yields MLKVGLTGGIGAGKSEVSRLLVERGAVLIDADRIAREVVAPGTPGLAAVVEAFGEDILTADGSLDRPRLGSIVFADPDKLAVLNSIVHPLVGARSRELETTADDDAVVVHDVPLLAENGLAPLYDLVIVVDASPATQLDRLVRLRGMTEEDARARMAAQAPREKRLEVADIVIDNDVPLEQLKRRVRDVWEELVRRAHRSPE; encoded by the coding sequence ATGCTGAAGGTGGGCCTGACCGGCGGTATCGGCGCCGGCAAGAGCGAGGTGTCGCGGCTGCTCGTGGAGCGAGGGGCCGTACTGATCGACGCGGACCGCATCGCGCGCGAGGTCGTCGCTCCGGGCACTCCCGGGCTCGCGGCGGTCGTCGAGGCGTTCGGCGAGGACATCCTCACCGCGGACGGCAGCCTGGACCGCCCCAGGCTGGGCTCCATCGTCTTCGCCGACCCGGACAAGCTCGCGGTTCTGAACTCGATCGTGCACCCCTTGGTGGGGGCCCGCTCCCGCGAACTGGAGACCACCGCTGACGACGACGCCGTGGTCGTCCACGACGTCCCCCTCCTCGCCGAGAACGGGCTGGCCCCGCTCTACGACCTCGTGATCGTCGTCGATGCGAGCCCCGCCACCCAGCTCGACCGGCTGGTCCGTCTGCGCGGTATGACCGAGGAGGACGCACGCGCCCGCATGGCCGCCCAGGCACCACGGGAGAAGCGCCTGGAAGTCGCGGACATCGTGATCGACAACGATGTGCCCCTGGAGCAGCTGAAGCGGCGCGTAAGGGACGTGTGGGAGGAACTCGTCCGCAGAGCGCACCGTTCCCCGGAATAG
- a CDS encoding PAC2 family protein: MLDPQGLYAWEPKGLAVVDMALAQESAGLVMLYHFDGYIDAGETGDLIVDGLLDALPQQVVARFDHDRLVDYRARRPLLTFRRDRWTDYEVPDLEVRLLQDATGAPFLLLSGPEPDVEWERFAAAVGQIVERLGVRLSVNFHGIPMGVPHTRPVGLTPHGNRTDLVPGHRSPFEEAQVPGSAESLIEYRLAEAGHDVLGVAAHVPHYIARSPYPDAALTVLEAITAATGLVLPSVAHSLRNDAHRTQTEIERQIREGDEDLVRLVQGLEHQYDAAAGAETRGNMLAEPMEIPSADEIGQEFERFLAEREGDS; this comes from the coding sequence GTGCTTGATCCGCAGGGTTTGTACGCATGGGAGCCGAAGGGCCTCGCCGTCGTCGACATGGCGCTCGCCCAGGAATCGGCCGGACTGGTCATGCTCTACCACTTCGACGGATACATCGACGCGGGTGAGACCGGCGACCTGATCGTCGACGGGCTCCTCGACGCGCTGCCCCAGCAGGTCGTGGCCCGCTTCGACCACGACCGGCTCGTGGACTACCGCGCCCGCCGTCCCCTGCTCACCTTCCGGCGCGACCGCTGGACCGACTACGAGGTCCCCGACCTCGAGGTGCGTCTGCTCCAGGACGCCACCGGAGCGCCCTTCCTGCTGCTGTCGGGGCCCGAGCCGGACGTGGAGTGGGAGCGGTTCGCCGCGGCCGTGGGGCAGATCGTGGAGCGGCTCGGCGTCCGTCTGTCCGTGAACTTCCACGGCATCCCCATGGGCGTGCCGCACACCCGGCCGGTGGGCCTGACCCCGCACGGCAACCGCACCGACCTGGTACCAGGTCACCGCAGCCCCTTCGAGGAGGCGCAGGTACCGGGCAGTGCCGAGTCCCTGATCGAGTACCGGCTCGCTGAGGCCGGACACGACGTTCTGGGCGTCGCCGCGCACGTCCCCCACTACATCGCCCGCTCCCCGTATCCGGACGCCGCGCTCACCGTCCTGGAGGCCATCACGGCCGCCACCGGACTCGTCCTGCCGAGCGTCGCGCACTCCCTGCGCAACGACGCGCACCGCACGCAGACGGAGATCGAGCGGCAGATCCGGGAGGGTGACGAGGACCTGGTGCGGCTCGTCCAGGGGCTCGAGCACCAGTACGACGCCGCCGCGGGCGCCGAGACACGCGGCAACATGCTCGCCGAGCCCATGGAGATCCCGTCCGCGGACGAGATCGGGCAGGAGTTCGAGCGCTTCCTCGCGGAGCGCGAGGGCGACAGCTGA
- the rpsA gene encoding 30S ribosomal protein S1, whose product MTSSTETTATTPQVAVNDIGNEEAFLAAIDETIKYFNDGDIVDGVIVKVDRDEVLLDIGYKTEGVIPSRELSIKHDVDPNEVVAVGDEIEALVLQKEDKEGRLILSKKRAQYERAWGTIEKIKEEDGIVTGTVIEVVKGGLILDIGLRGFLPASLVEMRRVRDLQPYVGKELEAKIIELDKNRNNVVLSRRAWLEQTQSEVRQTFLTTLQKGQVRSGVVSSIVNFGAFVDLGGVDGLVHVSELSWKHIDHPSEVVEVGQEVTVEVLDVDMDRERVSLSLKATQEDPWQQFARTHQIGQVVPGKVTKLVPFGAFVRVDEGIEGLVHISELAERHVEIPEQVVQVNDEIFVKVIDIDLERRRISLSLKQANESFGADPTAVEFDPTLYGMAASYDDQGNYIYPEGFDPETNDWLPGYEKQREEWERQYAEAQARFEQHQQQVIKSREADAAAAAEGGEAAAPAATGGSYSSEGGDNSGALASDEALAALREKLAGGQS is encoded by the coding sequence ATGACGAGCAGCACCGAGACCACCGCCACCACCCCGCAGGTAGCGGTCAACGACATCGGTAACGAGGAAGCGTTCCTCGCAGCGATCGACGAGACGATCAAGTACTTCAACGACGGCGACATCGTCGACGGCGTCATCGTGAAGGTCGACCGGGACGAGGTCCTGCTCGACATCGGTTACAAGACCGAAGGTGTCATCCCGAGCCGCGAGCTCTCGATCAAGCACGACGTCGACCCGAACGAGGTCGTCGCCGTGGGCGACGAGATCGAGGCCCTGGTCCTCCAGAAGGAGGACAAGGAAGGCCGCCTGATCCTCTCGAAGAAGCGCGCCCAGTACGAGCGTGCCTGGGGCACCATCGAGAAGATCAAGGAAGAGGACGGCATCGTCACCGGTACCGTCATCGAGGTCGTCAAGGGTGGTCTCATCCTCGACATCGGCCTCCGTGGCTTCCTGCCGGCCTCCCTGGTCGAGATGCGCCGCGTCCGCGACCTGCAGCCGTACGTCGGCAAGGAGCTCGAGGCCAAGATCATCGAGCTGGACAAGAACCGCAACAACGTGGTCCTGTCCCGCCGTGCCTGGCTCGAGCAGACCCAGTCCGAGGTCCGCCAGACCTTCCTCACGACCCTGCAGAAGGGTCAGGTCCGGTCCGGTGTCGTCTCCTCGATCGTCAACTTCGGTGCCTTCGTGGACCTGGGTGGCGTCGACGGTCTGGTCCACGTCTCCGAGCTCTCCTGGAAGCACATCGACCACCCGTCCGAGGTCGTCGAGGTGGGCCAGGAGGTCACCGTCGAGGTCCTCGACGTCGACATGGACCGCGAGCGTGTCTCCCTGTCGCTGAAGGCGACCCAGGAAGACCCGTGGCAGCAGTTCGCCCGCACCCACCAGATCGGCCAGGTCGTGCCCGGCAAGGTCACGAAGCTGGTTCCGTTCGGTGCGTTCGTCCGCGTGGACGAGGGTATCGAGGGTCTGGTCCACATCTCCGAGCTGGCCGAGCGCCACGTGGAGATCCCGGAGCAGGTCGTCCAGGTCAACGACGAGATCTTCGTCAAGGTCATCGACATCGACCTCGAGCGTCGCCGGATCTCGCTGTCCCTGAAGCAGGCCAACGAGTCCTTCGGTGCCGACCCGACCGCCGTCGAGTTCGACCCGACCCTCTACGGCATGGCCGCGTCCTACGACGACCAGGGCAACTACATCTACCCCGAGGGCTTCGACCCGGAGACCAACGACTGGCTGCCGGGCTACGAGAAGCAGCGCGAGGAGTGGGAGCGCCAGTACGCCGAGGCGCAGGCCCGCTTCGAGCAGCACCAGCAGCAGGTCATCAAGTCCCGCGAGGCGGACGCCGCTGCCGCTGCCGAGGGTGGCGAGGCCGCCGCTCCGGCTGCGACCGGCGGTTCGTACTCCTCCGAGGGCGGCGACAACTCCGGCGCCCTGGCGTCGGACGAGGCGCTGGCGGCCCTGCGCGAGAAGCTGGCCGGCGGCCAGAGCTGA